Proteins encoded in a region of the Podospora pseudopauciseta strain CBS 411.78 chromosome 6, whole genome shotgun sequence genome:
- a CDS encoding hypothetical protein (EggNog:ENOG503Q2YA), translating to MISWLNDPTFVAGLFAGVFATFTLFVGLAACLLLSRDLYGLDHWKLNLQMPVSLWMNLGYWKDTSEFAEACRNYLKQVFETADITTPQKSIAILDVGFGCGDQTSTILGGIISGGAYIGVTNNQVQLQAASRRCRDLHKELDTSHLFCADASKPHAWPEEIRSAVDKLKNPKLKGKWLLASDCMYHFSPSRMPLWQYAARNLGINFMGSDLCMSNTASWREKTLARTIGTLMGCPWKAFLTMEQYREQLVACGYDRDSIVIKDVSVDVFPGLVAFLERHDKALAESGISLGEGFRVARKVFGWFAVSKVVRAVIVVARLPKVKDAA from the coding sequence ATGATATCATGGCTCAATGACCCGACATTCGTGGCGGGACTCTTTGCAGGAGTCTTCGCTACTTTCACTCTCTTTGTCGGACTCGCAGCATGTCTATTGCTCTCCCGCGACCTCTATGGCCTCGACCACTGGAAGCTGAACTTGCAGATGCCAGTCTCATTGTGGATGAATCTGGGCTACTGGAAGGACACGTCTGAGTTCGCCGAAGCATGCAGGAATTATCTGAAGCAAGTATTCGAAACagccgacatcaccaccccccaaaagtCGATTGCCATCCTCGATGTTGGCTTCGGTTGCGGCGACCAGACCTCGACAATTCTAGGTGGCATCATCTCCGGAGGGGCATACATAGGGGTGACAAACAACCAAGTCCAGCTGCAGGCTGCGTCACGACGATGCCGGGACCTACACAAGGAGCTCGACACATCCCATCTCTTTTGCGCGGATGCGTCCAAGCCACATGCTTGGCCAGAGGAGATACGCTCCGCCGTGGACAAGCTCAAAAACCCCAAGCTCAAAGGGAAGTGGCTACTGGCGTCGGACTGCATGTATCACTTTTCACCGTCACGGATGCCACTCTGGCAGTACGCTGCCCGGAATCTCGGCATTAACTTTATGGGGTCTGACTTGTGTATGTCCAACACGGCAAGCTGGAGGGAGAAGACTCTGGCAAGGACGATTGGGACGCTAATGGGCTGTCCATGGAAGGCGTTCTTGACTATGGAGCAATACAGAGAGCAGTTGGTAGCATGTGGCTATGACAGGGACTCGATTGTCATCAAGGACGTGTCGGTGGATGTTTTCCCGGGCCTGGTTGCTTTTCTGGAGAGGCATGACAAGGCGCTGGCAGAGTCTGGTATCTCTCTCGGTGAGGGGTTCAGggtggcgaggaaggtgTTTGGCTGGTTTGCTGTGTCAAAGGTGGTCAGAGCCGTCATCGTGGTGGCAAGATTGCCCAAGGTCAAGGATGCTGCATGA
- a CDS encoding hypothetical protein (antiSMASH:Cluster_5; EggNog:ENOG503P018; COG:E), translating into MERNTPKKAVHFGAGNIGRGFVACFLHESGYEVIFAEVNDATVSKLNTHKSYKVIEVGAEGTTEKTITNYRAINSRSNEAALVEEIATADVVTCSVGPNILKFLAPVIAKGLAARSTDLTPAAVIACENAIGATDTLAEFIKSPENTNPALLEDYDKRATFANSAIDRIVPAQDPDAGLDVKLEKFYEWVVEKTPFKEWAVPDIKGIKWVDNLQPFIERKLYTVNTGHATAAYYGYTRRKSTVYDALQDKDIRDEVKNALKETADLITEKHGIDEEEQKQYVDKIVRRISNPHLEDAVERVGRAPLRKLSRKERFIGPAAELAENGKDCSALLDAAEMAFRFQNVEGDDESFELAKIMEEKKPEEVVQEVCGLQPSEKLYPQVVDIVKRVQADSNEE; encoded by the exons ATGGAGAGAAATACCCCCAAGAAGGCTGTCCACTTTGGCGCCGGAAACATTG GCCGTGGCTTTGTTGCTTGCTTCCTCCACGAATCGGGGTATGAAGTCATCTTTGCCGAGGTCAACGATGCCACCGTCAGCAAGCTCAACACCCACAAGAGCTACAAGGTGATCGAGGTTGGCGCTGAGGGCACCACCGAGaagaccatcaccaactACCGGGCCATCAACTCGAGGTCAAATGAGGCGGCTTTGGTCGAGGAGATCGCGACGGCCGACGTTGTCACCTGCTCCGTCGGCCCTAACATCCTCAAGTTCCTCGCCCCAGTAATTGCCAAGGGTCTCGCCGCCCGCTCAACGGATCTGACTCCCGCCGCTGTCATTGCCTGCGAGAACGCCATCGGCGCCACCGACACTCTTGCCGAGTTCATCAAGTCTCCCGAGAACACCAACCCCGCTCTCCTCGAGGATTACGACAAGCGTGCGACCTTTGCCAACTCGGCCATTGACCGCATCGTCCCGGCCCAAGACCCCGATGCCGGCCTCGATGTGAAGCTTGAGAAGTTCTATGAGTGGGTTGTCGAGAAGACCCCGTTCAAGGAATGGGCCGTCCCAGACATTAAGGGCATCAAGTGGGTCGACAACCTCCAGCCCTTCATTGAGCGCAAGCTGTACACTGTCAATACTGGCCACGCCACTGCTGCCTACTACGGCTACACTCGCCGCAAGAGCACCGTGTACGACGCCCTACAAGACAAGGACATCCGGGACGAGGTCAAGAACGCTCTTAAGGAGACGGCTGACCTCATCACCGAGAAGCACGGcatcgacgaggaggagcagaagcagtACGTCGACAAGATTGTTAGGCGCATCAGCAACCCCCACTTGGAGGATGCGGTTGAGCGTGTGGGTCGTGCCCCGCTCCGGAAGCTGAGCCGAAAAGAGCGGTTCATCGGCCCCGCTGCCGAGCTCGCGGAAAACGGCAAGGATTGCTCAGCCCTACTTGATGCTGCTGAGATGGCATTCCGCTTCCAGAACGTcgagggcgacgacgagTCGTTTGAGCTTGCCAAAATcatggaggagaagaagcctgaAGAGGTTGTCCAGGAAGTTTGCGGTTTGCAGCCAAGTGAAAAGCTCTACCCTCAGGTGGTCGACATTGTCAAGCGTGTCCAGGCCGATTCGAATGAGGAGTAA
- a CDS encoding hypothetical protein (EggNog:ENOG503P0IH) — translation MVSNARPLVILASYMVTAVALTVRCIGIVRRHPVQKAKRSAGSLVLFGALAVVSLATTWSYMFGYFRWSYFDWAANAPSATADDQLHLGEWLRDTSLFKQAWFSALETSGRAWWTLQIFGFCAIWSVMLSVQAKKRNIPQIWAFMLLGQIVAISFASNLFFLAVLAHDVKDEKKPAQSKQKPSSRTSDILILVVNLAVTLFLFGNLDSPYFLSLLLAPHVLAFVPLLRDGISSGSTESSQLREPSKVLQFGILAAVLAAGTSQPIASGETWKSILDTLYEHPAVSSVGWDVICCWVSYTVWFLVRDSE, via the exons ATGGTATCCAACGCGAGACCTCTAGTCATCCTGGCCAGCTACATGGTCACGGCTGTGGCTCTCACCGTCCGTTGTATTGGCATCGTCCGTCGTCACCCGGTCCAGAAGGCCAAAAGGAGCGCCGGATCATTAGTGCTTTTCGGCGCGCTGGCCGTGGTCAGCCTCGCAACAACATGGTCGTATATGTTTGGCTATTTCAGGTGGTCCTACTTTGACTGGGCTGCCAATGCCCCAAGCGCGACTGCTGATGACCAGTTACACTTGGGAGAGTGGCTGCGGGACACATCACTGTTCAAGCAAGCCTGGTTCTCCGCTCTAGAAACGTCAGGCAGAGCATGGTGGACACTTCAGATTTTTGGTTTCTGTGCTATCTGGAGCGTGATGCTCTCTGTCCAAG ccaagaagagaaaCATCCCCCAGATCTGGGCTTTTATGCTTCTGGGGCAGATTGTTGCCATATCCTTTGCCAGCAATCTTTTCTTCCTTGCTGTGCTTGCACACGATGTCAAGGATGAGAAGAAACCAGCTCAAAGTAAACAAAAGCCATCATCGCGGACTTCAGATATCCTGatcctcgtcgtcaaccTGGCTGTGACCCTCTTTCTGTTCGGAAATCTGGACAGCCCTTACTTTCTCTCTCTGCTCCTTGCGCCACATGTTTTGGCCTTTGTGCCACTTTTGAGGGACGGTATATCATCCGGGAGCACAGAATCCAGCCAACTTCGCGAGCCATCCAAGGTATTGCAGTTTGGCATTCTTGCGGCAGTCCTGGCTGCCGGGACATCGCAACCCATTGCCAGTGGGGAGACTTGGAAGAGCATCCTGGATACACTGTATGAGCACCCAGCTGTGAGCAGCGTAGGATGGGACGTGATCTGCTGCTGGGTGAGCTATACCGTGTGGTTCCTCGTCCGGGATTCGGAGTGA
- the SEC27 gene encoding Coatomer subunit beta' (COG:U; EggNog:ENOG503NWHK) codes for MSLNIQRQLFARSERVKGIDFHPTEPWILTTLYSGHVYIWSYETQQVVKTFELTDVPVRAGRFVARKNWIVCGSDDFQIRVYNYNTSEKITTFEAHPDYIRAIAVHPTQPFVLTASDDMTIKLWDWEKGWKNVRVFEGNSHYVMSLAINPKDTNTFASACLDRTVKIWSLGSSTPNFQLEAHETKGVNHVDYYPHSDKPYLLTTSDDRTVKVWDYTTKSLIATLEGHTNNVSFACYHPELPIIISGSEDGTVRIWNANTYRHEQTLNYGLERAWCVAYQKGKQGIAVGFDDGSVVIKLGREEPAVSMDGSGKIIWARHNEVVSAVIKAGDATKDNEPITFSTKELGNAEIYPQALLHSPNGRFAAICGDGEYIIYTALAWRNKAFGSALDFVWASKENSNDFAIRESPTSIKVFKNFQEKKGGLDVPFAADGLTGGVLLGVKGQGGISFFDWQTGGLVRRIEVEPRQVYWSESGELVALACEDSCYVLRFSRENYNEAVQSGKVEEDGVEEAFDVITDISESIRSAEWLGDVLIYTNGTNRLNYLVGDQTYTVSHFDKPMYILGYLQRDSRVYLTDKDLSVTSFALSLPVLEYQTLVLRQDMETAAELLPSIPQDQLNKIARFLEGQGHKELALEVATDPEHKFDLALALNQLDVAVELARQSDSDHKWKTLGDAGLAAWDIPLATECFVNSKDLGSLLLVYSSTSDREGLAKLAEQASAAGAHNIAFSSKWLLGDVPGCVEILTKTNRHAEAVLFAQTYKPSLAPAIVVEWKDKLEKNKKGRVAKSLGVPVEDEELFPEWEEWLRLEKEGPVIAEEEVAEEEAEEEDDEEESADEE; via the exons ATGTCTCTAAACATACAGCGCCAACTCTTTGCTCGCTCTGAG CGTGTCAAAGGCATCGACTTCCATCCGACAGAGCCATGGATCTTGA CTACCCTCTATAGCGGCCATGTCTACATTTGGTCGTACGAGACGCAACAGGTCGTCAAGACCTTCGAGCTTACCGATGTTCCAGTGCGCGCTGGCCGCTTCGTTGCGCGAAAGAACTGGATTGTCTGTGGTTCCGATGATTT CCAAATTCGGGTATACAACTACAACACCAGCGAGAAGATCACAACCTTTGAGGCGCATCCCGACTACATCCGTGCGATCGCCGTTCACCCAACACAGCCCTTTGTTCTCACGGCCAGTGATGACATGACAATCAAGCTCTGGGactgggagaaggggtggaaaAACGTCAGGGTGTTCGAGGGCAACTCGC ACTATGTCATGTCCCTCGCCATCAACCCGAAAGACACCAACACCTTCGCCTCGGCCTGCTTGGACAGGACGGTCAAGATCTGGAGCTTGGGTTCCTCCACACCAAACTTCCAACTTGAAGCCCACGAGACCAAGGGTGTCAACCATGTCGACTACTACCCTCACAGCGACAAGCCCTACCTTCTTACCACCTCAGATGAC CGCACGGTGAAAGTGTGGGATTACACCACCAAGAGTTTGATTGCGACGCTTGAGGGCCACACAAATAACGTTTCTTTTGCGTGCTACCATCCCGAGCTTCCAATCATCATTTCTGGTTCCGAAGAT GGCACCGTGAGGATATGGAACGCCAACACCTACCGTCATGAGCAAACCCTCAACTATGGGCTTGAGAGAGCTTGGTGTGTGGCCTACCAGAAGGGCAAGCAGGGCATCGCGGTTGGTTTCGATGATGGATCCGTGGTGATTAAACTTGGCAGGGAAGAACCGGCGGTGTCCATGGATGGGTCTGGAAAGATTATCTGGGCCAGACACAACGAGGTCGTTTCCGCCGTTATCAAGGCGGGCGACGCGACCAAGGATAACGAGCCAatcaccttctccaccaagGAGCTAGGCAACGCCGAAATCTACCCTCAGGCTTTGCTTCACTCACCCAACGGCCGTTTCGCCGCCATttgcggcgacggcgagTACATCATCTACACTGCCCTGGCGTGGCGCAACAAGGCTTTCGGTTCGGCTCTCGACTTCGTCTGGGCCTCCAAGGAGAACTCGAACGACTTTGCGATCCGCGAATCGCCAACCAGCATCAAGGTGTTCAAGAACTTCCAGGAAAAGAAGGGCGGTCTCGACGTGCCGTTTGCTGCCGACGGGCTCACTGGTGGCGTGTTGCTCGGTGTCAAGGGCCAGGGTGGTATTTCGTTCTTTGACTGGCAAACGGGTGGTCTTGTCCGACGCATCGAGGTTGAGCCTAGGCAGGTCTACTGGAGCGAAAGTGGTGAGCTCGTTGCTCTGGCTTGCGAGGACTCTTGCTATGTTCTCAGATTTTCCCGTGAGAACTACAACGAGGCTGTGCAGTCcggcaaggtcgaggaggatggcgtcGAGGAGGCCTTCGATGTCATTACTGACATTAGCGAAAG CATCCGATCGGCCGAATGGCTGGGTGATGTCCTCATCTACACGAATGGCACCAATAGGCTGAACTACCTTGTGGGTGACCAGACCTACACCGTGTCTCACTTCGACAAGCCCATGTATATTCTTGGGTACCTCCAGCGTGACAGCCGCGTTTACCTGACCGACAAGGACCTCTCCGTCACATCCTTcgccctctctctcccagTCCTTGAGTATCAAACCTTGGTGCTCCGTCAGGACATGGAGACGGCGGCCGAACTCCTCCCCAGCATCCCCCAAGACCAACTCAACAAAATAGCCCGCTTCCTCGAGGGACAGGGTCACAAGGAGTTGGCGCTTGAAGTGGCTACGGATCCTGAGCACAAGTTTGACCTCGCCCTTGCCCTGAATCAACTGGATGTTGCGGTTGAACTGGCCAGACAGTCTGACTCGGACCACAAGTGGAAGACTTTGGGCGACGCCGGTCTCGCCGCCTGGGATATCCCTCTTGCCACCGAGTGTTTCGTCAACTCCAAGGATCTCGGCTCCTTGTTGCTGGTCTACAGCTCCACGTCGGACCGTGAAGGTCTCGCCAAGCTGGCGGAGCAGGCGTCGGCTGCGGGTGCTCACAACATTGCTTTCAGCAGCAAGTGGCTCCTGGGCGATGTGCCCGGGTGTGTCGAGATCCTCACCAAGACAAACCGTCACGCCGAGGCAGTGCTCTTTGCACAGACATACAAGCCAAGTCTTGCCCCTGCCATTGTAGTTGAGTGGAAGGacaagctggagaagaacaagaagggACGCGTGGCCAAGTCTCTCGGTGTCCcagtggaggatgaggagctcTTCCCAGAATGGGAGGAGTGGCTCAgactggagaaggagggtcCTGTTattgccgaggaagaggttgcagaggaggaagcggaggaggaagacgacgaggaagagagtGCGGATGAAGAGTAG
- a CDS encoding hypothetical protein (COG:S; EggNog:ENOG50), which produces MVGSRGLGNGYLRGRCALRSRHPSPISTPTFKSISTMQLLAILTTFPLTALAVVNGRCSGSAATGTWGQSGICISTGTCNSFGGVFKSGACPGDAADIRCCLIGLEGSTNKPCGAPRSYCDWDGHACWGVTHSGENVPVRQIIGAARVCK; this is translated from the exons ATGGTTGGCTCTCGGGGGTTAGGAAACGGGTATTTAAGGGGTCGTTGTGCCCTCAGATCACGACATccatcccccatctcaaCACCCACTTTCAAATCCATTTCCACCATGCAACTGCTTGCCATCCTGACCACCTTTCCCCTAACCGCCCTCGCGGTGGTGAATGGCCGTTGTTCCGGCAGCGCCGCCACCGGCACCTGGGGACAAAGCGGCATCTGCATTTCGACCGGCACCTGCAACTCTTTCGGCGGTGTCTTCAAGAGCGGTGCTTGCCCTGGTGACGCGGCCGATATCAGATGCTGCCTCATCGGCCTGGAGGGGTCGACCAACAAGCCATGCGGTGCTCCTCGATCATACTGCGACTGGGACGGACATGCCTGCTGGGGGGTTACGCACAGCGGT GAAAATGTCCCGGTCCGGCAAATTATAGGTGCTGCCAGAGTCTGTAAATAG
- the PMU1 gene encoding putative phosphoglycerate mutase pmu1 (COG:G; EggNog:ENOG503NWTI), with the protein MFTMIGQHATGAGHWSAWSMLKLLLLTSFPTLSLTAPPSVSHPIASSEPESMKSLAALKTMAPKYRFTAVPGYFKMEGRGPRNEVPTMPGMGLIDQPYPTDEAFDPQRSKQPWERFVNLLNSWNESEKGKAAYKLIYVTRHGQGYHNAKESDVGSAEWETRWVMLNGDDNSTWFDSHLTLEGIRQAMTMNAFWQDAATTLKLPLPRRYYASPLARCLETCKLSFEGIELPPGQEKPPFKPIIKELLRERLHFHTCDRRRNGTWIRENFPEFEFEEGFVDEDVYWKTEGRETLQEHAARTMALLEDVFEHEDEQIISFSTHSGTIAALIKATRHEDFFVEPGNVVPFLIKGEIIQPN; encoded by the exons ATGTTCACAATGATTGGACAGCATGCTACGGGCGCGGGGCATTGGTCAGCCTGGTCCATGCTCAAGCTGCTTCTCCTGACGTCCTTCCCTACACTCTCATTGACTGCCCCACCATCTGTCTCTCATCCGATCGCTTCATCTGAACCTGAATCTATGAAATCCTTGGCAGCACTGAAGACCATGGCACCCAAATATCGATTCACAGCCGTTCCCGGCTACTTCAAAATGGAAGGCCGCGGCCCGAGGAATGAGGTG CCTACGATGCCGGGTATGGGTCTAATTGATCAACCCTACCCCACCGACGAGGCTTTCGACCCCCAACGCTCAAAACAGCCATGGGAGAGGTTTGTCAATCTCCTCAACTCGTGGAATGAAAGCGAGAAAGGAAAAGCGGCCTATAAACTCATATATGTCACCCGCCACGGCCAGGGCTACCACAATGCCAAAGAGTCTGATGTCGGCTCAGCCGAGTGGGAG ACAAGATGGGTAATGCTCAATGGAGACGACAACTCGACCTGGTTCGACTCCCACCTCACCCTAGAAGGCATCCGTCAAGCCATGACCATGAACGCCTTTTGGCAGGATGCCGCAACCACGCTCAAACTGCCTCTTCCCAGGCGCTACTACGCCAGCCCTCTTGCCCGCTGTCTCGAGACTTGCAAGCTCTCATTTGAAGGCATCGAGTTACCTCCCGGTCAGGAGAAACCACCCTTcaagcccatcatcaaggAGTTGCTTAGGGAAAGACTACATTTTCACACGTGTGATCGCCGCCGTAATGGCACCTGGATCAGGGAGAATTTTCCCGAGTttgagtttgaggaggggtttgtggatgaggatgtATACTGGAAGACGGAGGGGAGAGAGACGCTCCAGGAGCATGCCGCACGTACGATGGCTTTGCTTGAGGATGTATTTGAGCATGAGGATGAGCAGATTATCAGCTTTTCGACTCATTCGGGGACGATAGCTGCGCTGATCAAGGCGACGAGGCATGAGGATTTCTTTGTTGAGCCAGGGAATGTGGTGCCATTTTTGATCAAGGGGGAGATTATTCAGCCTAACTGA
- a CDS encoding hypothetical protein (COG:S; EggNog:ENOG503P1GA; BUSCO:EOG092651OF) has protein sequence MAKTKKLSKAPTSDTGSTNSAGSSSAPTTTPSWLTDSLPLPALIVLDLDYTLWPFYSDIHISPPIRSLSPFVLSDRNGEHFSLFPDAPAILRLLSSPQCNIRLAVASKSPVGDLCREVLKSLRLPETEIRGQPKKVIDVFTTGGGGGLEIYESSKLRHFEVIAKRTGVRYEDMLFFDDERPNFEVESVGVTMKLVGRQGLCWEELEKGIQLWRERKGIVPATAGGSGSYAGGRW, from the exons ATGGCCAAAACAAAGAAACTATCCAAAGCTCCAACCTCGGACACTGGCTCCACAAACAGCGCCGGATCATCCTCGGCGCCAACTACCACGCCCTCCTG GTTGAccgactccctccccctcccggccCTCATCGTTCTCGACCTAGACTACACGCTCTGGCCCTTCTACTCAGACATCCACATCTCGCCCCCCatccgctccctctccccctttgtACTATCCGACCGAAACGGCGAGcacttctccctcttccccgacgcccccgccatcctccgcctcctctcctccccacaaTGCAACATCCGCCTGGCTGTCGCGTCTAAATCCCCAGTCGGCGATCTATGTCGTGAAGTGCTCAAATCACTACGATTACCCGAGACGGAGATACGAGGGCAGCCGAAAAAGGTGATTGATGTCTTTACAACAGGCGGGGGCGGAGGGCTGGAGATTTATGAGAGCTCAAAACTACGGCATTTCGAGGTGATTGCCAAACGGACGGGGGTGCGGTACGAGGATATGCTGTTTTTTGATGACGAGAGGCCTAATTTCGAGGTGGAGAGCGTAGGAGTGACGATGAAGCTTGTTGGCAGGCAAGGGCTGTGctgggaggagctggaaaaggggaTACAGCTTTggagggagagaaagggTATTGTTCCAGCTACTGCTGGCGGTAGCGGTTCATATgctggagggagatggtAA
- a CDS encoding hypothetical protein (COG:I; EggNog:ENOG503NXVS), whose amino-acid sequence MAGSPVEQVPSATATTGGDEFGYPHGHFGHLTAEQEKALQDFKIFLGEKGLYTHAPGEKPSHEDWTLLRFLRARRWIVEDAYKQFKDTEDWRKANQLEVLYDTIDVEAYEETRSLYPQWTGRRDRRGIPIYLFQIRHLDGKTVANYEKKAESTSASLAKTDGSTPEKLLRLFALYENLTRFAQPLCSAMKDRDNAETPITLSTNIVDVSQVSLRMFWNLKSHMQAASTLATAHYPETLDRIFIIGAPYFFSTVWGWIKRWFDPITVSKIFILSAAEVKTELERFMEPRNIPKAYGGELEFEFFDRPNIDPRIKEAITWEKGHTDFPRGPAYWVPSEDGNTLELYAVGRQDGKQRREKICSIPSPFPKVEEPAAAVAGVKEQEAKIEAAMEGVKALSVSSSDDKPSTAEISEKVAAAAVPDAVAEEQKPAAVKA is encoded by the exons aTGGCGGGCTCACCAGTGGAACAAGTCCCTTCTGCCacggccaccaccggcggAGACGAGTTCGGGTACCCTCATGGACATTTCGGACACTTGACCGCCGAGCAGGAGAAGGCGCTGCAGGATTTCAAGATCTtcttgggggagaaggggttgtaTACACATGCGCCTGGGGAGAAGCCGTCGCATGAGGATTGGACTTTGCT ACGATTTCTgcgggcgaggaggtggattGTGGAGGATGCGTATAAGCAGTTCAAGGATACCGAGGACTGGCGCAAGGCGAACCAGTTGGAGGTGCTGTATGACACGATTGATGTGGAGGCGTACGAGGAGACGAGGAGCTTG TACCCCCAATGGACGGGCAGACGAGACAGGCGCGGCATCCCGATTTACCTCTTCCAGATCCGCCATCTCGACGGTAAGACGGTCGCCAACtacgagaagaaggccgagtcGACGAGCGCCAGTCTGGCAAAGACTGATGGGTCAACACCCGAGAAGCTCCTCAGGCTGTTTGCCCTGTACGAGAACCTCACCCGATTTGCGCAGCCCCTCTGCTCGGCCATGAAAGACCGCGACAACGCCGAGACCCCCATCACGCTCAGCACCAACATCGTTGACGTCTCCCAGGTATCGCTGCGCATGTTCTGGAACCTAAAGTCACACATGCAGGCCGCCTCGACACTCGCCACAGCCCACTACCCCGAGACCCTCGACcgcatcttcatcatcggcgcCCCTTACTTCTTTAGCACAGTCTGGGGCTGGATCAAGAGGTGGTTCGACCCCATCACCGTCTCCAAgatcttcatcctctccgcGGCAGAAGTCAAGACCGAGCTGGAAAGATTCATGGAGCCGAGAAACATCCCCAAGGCGTACGGCGGCGAGCTGGAATTCGAATTCTTTGACCGGCCAAACATCGACCCCAGGATAAAAGAGGCGATCACCTGGGAAAAGGGGCACACCGACTTCCCCAGGGGGCCAGCTTATTGGGTCCCGTCCGAGGATGGCAACACGCTCGAGTTGTATGCGGTCGGCAGACAGGACGGAAAgcaaagaagagaaaagatttGCAGCATTCCGTCGCCGTTTCCCAAGGTGGAAGAGCCGGCGGCGGCCGTTGCTGGTgtgaaggagcaggaggccaAGATCGAGGCTGCGATGGAGGGCGTCAAGGCGCTGTCGGTCTCTTCGTCGGATGACAAGCCGTCTACGGCGGAGATTTCGGAAAAGGTTGCCGCCGCTGCGGTGCCTGATGCGGTTgcggaggagcagaagccgGCTGCGGTCAAGGCTTAG
- a CDS encoding hypothetical protein (COG:S; EggNog:ENOG503NYS5) → MTETARERVAIIGTGLAGLTTAHLLQNDPKKRYAVTLLEQADSLSFDSASVAVKSHETGAVERVDLPMRASAGGYYANLNRMYHHLEVPMHPVRFLFVFAKALKQRGTEAGNCQDSSQSPSAAASAVPDGYFVHASNLHQLPPPRPSAYSTWRYLLEILYLIICHAWFRAACFLVRPHDESFAQYLERIWLPRRYTTHYILPLMSSVSTCTHDELLAFPASDLVNYNKFSYGQQHYTVCGGVQQVQSRLSRGIEDIRVRSRVLEVLPRSSGKVLIRWQDTVGAQEEVFDRAVLAVSPDVASRLFAPLKTTGLDKIPTTWVESLVLTNASRAHSLVDSDDRTSQGKVACMHHAAVEVESASTQVIALRTQFSGLGGARSEALHTMPSGVVVSTCPLDGESEATQKRTLKTAGFRRTLRTVESRATVKRIFRDGSGGTTDGWVNGENNVWLAGSWCWDGMVLLEGCVVSAMRVADEFGVEIPWRK, encoded by the exons ATGACTGAAACGGCCAGAGAACGGGTAGCCATCATCGGTACCGGGTTGGCTGGACTGACCACGGCGCATCTCTTACAAAACGACCCCAAGAAACGGTATGCCGTCACGCTCTTGGAACAG GCTGATTCGCTCTCGTTCGACTCTGCTTCTGTTGCCGTCAAGAGCCATGAGACGGGCGCGGTCGAACGCGTCGATCTCCCAATGCGTGCATCCGCGGGCGGATACTACGCCAACCTGAACCGAATGTATCACCATCTGGAAGTTCCCATGCATCCAGTGCGCTTTCTGTTTGTCTTTGCAAAGGCTTTGAAGCAAAGGGGGACCGAGGCAGGCAATTGTCAGGACTCGAGTCAAAGTCCTTCAGCAGCTGCGTCAGCAGTCCCTGATGGGTACTTTGTCCATGCCTCCAACCTTCACCAACTCCCGCCACCACGACCATCGGCATACAGCACGTGGCGGTACCTCCTGGAGATTCTGTACCTCATCATCTGCCACGCCTGGTTCAGAGCCGCTTGCTTCCTTGTCCGGCCTCACGACGAGTCCTTTGCCCAGTATCTCGAGAGGATATGGCTGCCTCGTCGGTACACCACACACTACATCCTGCCCTTGATGAGCAGTGTGTCGACCTGCACGCATGACGAGCTTCTTGCCTTTCCAGCGAGCGACTTGGTCAACTACAACAAATTCTCGTATGGTCAGCAGCACTACACAGTGTGCGGCGGCGTGCAGCAGGTCCAGTCTCGCCTATCTCGAGGCATAGAGGATATCCGTGTGCGGTCGAGAGTGCTGGAGGTTCTGCCGCGTTCAAGCGGCAAGGTACTGATACGATGGCAGGACACAGTTGGCGCACAAGAAGAGGTGTTCGACAGAGCTGTCCTAGCGGTATCACCAGATGTCGCGAGCAGGCTCTTTGCGCCGCTGAAGACGACAGGACTGGACAAGATTCCAACAACATGGGTGGAGAGTTTGGTCTTGACCAATGCATCTCGTGCGCACTCGCTGGTGGACTCAGATGACAGGACGAGCCAAGGGAAGGTGGCATGCATGCATCACGCAGCGGTCGAGGTGGAATCTGCATCTACACAGGTCATCGCCTTGCGAACGCAGTTTTCCGGGCTCGGCGGCGCTCGATCAGAAGCGCTGCATACCATGCCGagcggtgtggtggtgagcacCTGCCCATTGGATGGGGAGTCAGAGGCAACTCAGAAAAGAACGCTCAAGACAGCTGGGTTCAGGAGGACGTTGAGGACTGTGGAGAGTCGAGCAACAGTTAAGCGGATATTCCGGGATGGTAGTGGTGGAACAACTGATGGCTGGGTTAATGGCGAGAATAACGTATGGCTGGCTGGGTCGTGGTGCTGGGATGGAATGGTACTGCTCGAAGGCTGTGTCGTATCGGCTATGCGTGTAGCTGACGAGTTTGGAGTTGAGATTCCGTGGAGGAAATGA